The following proteins are co-located in the Nasonia vitripennis strain AsymCx chromosome 3 unlocalized genomic scaffold, Nvit_psr_1.1 chr3_random0008, whole genome shotgun sequence genome:
- the LOC103316743 gene encoding uncharacterized protein LOC103316743: MANKRGNYFNYLRDPIIPVPHSTLQSREQQRVDDEEERNNVNREVDPIIENIEMNIGDIDDTIQLNASSNDDSDNVDNISVENGELNENLNEILNGPEINEMCPDVIDNDVEDDNEEEQVEESNYADINAEVNVILNVDNDNEAVQVQINEEVRQPIFEGVSLTKEESDLLIMSYVVRHSLSDVALEDLLELINCHLPEKLNYSKYRFLKRYPKLSELKSFFTVRIV; encoded by the exons ATGGCCAATAAAAGAGGCAATTACTTTAATTACCTTAGGGATCCAATTATCCCTGTTCCACATTCAACTTTACAAAGTCGTGAACAACAGAGA GTCGATgatgaagaagaaagaaataatgtaaatagAGAAGTCGATCcgattattgaaaatatcgaAATGAATATTGGCGATATAGATGATACAATCCAATTAAATGCTAGTAGTAATGATGATTCCGATAATGTTGATAATATCAGTGTTGAAAATGGCGAACTCAATGAAAACTTAAATGAg ATATTGAATGGCCCTGAAATAAATGAGATGTGTCCTGATGTAATTGACAATGATGTAGAGGATGATAATGAAGAAGAGCAAGTTGAAGAAAGCAATTATGCTGACATCAATGCTGAAGTAAACGTAATTTTGAATGTTGATAATGATAATGAAGCTGTACAAGTACAAATAAATGAG gaAGTAAGGCAGCCTATTTTTGAAGGAGTTTCACTTACAAAGGAGGAAAGTGATTTACTTATCATGAGCTACGTTGTTCGTCATAGCCTTTCAGATGTAGCATTAGAAGATCTTTTAGAGTTGATTAATTGTCATCTTccagaaaaattaaattactctaagtatagatttttaaaaaggtaTCCTAAATTATCTGAattgaagagtttttttaCTGTCCGGATTGTTTAG